Within Agarivorans litoreus, the genomic segment TTACATTGGTAAACCCTTTAACCCTCGCGAATTATTAGCACGTGTAAAAGCCTTGTTGCGCCGTTCTCAAGTTACCGCGAATGCGCAACAAAATACCCGCTACATTCGCTTTGGCCTATGGCGTTTAGATAGCCAGACTCAGCAACTTGAGCATGAAGACGGGGACAAGCTTGAACTATCAAGTAGTGACTACCGCCTGTTACAACTGTTCTTACAGCATCCTAACGAAACCCTGGATCGCGATACGATTAGCGATGCCACCCGCGGGCGCGAAAGCTTGCCAATGGAGCGTGGCATAGACGTACAAATTTCTCGTTTGCGCCAGCGCCTCAAAGACGATGGCAGCAATACCCGCTTAATTAGAACTATTCGCGGTGTAGGTTACATGATGGTGACACAAGTGAGCCATGAAGTTTAAGGCCTTCTTAAATCGAATAAAGCCCAACTCCTTACTAGCGAGAATGCTACTACTATTGCTATTAGCAATTGGCCTAGCGCAGGGTGCCAGTAGCTTTATTTGGTTTTACCAATTACGCCAATCCGAGTCTGATGGTTTGCGTTCAACCTCGCAAAACTTAGCCTTGAGTTTGGCTTCTACGGTGACCTTTTTTGAGTCTTTACCTTCTGAATATCGCCACATTGTGCTTAATCAGTTGCGCAAAATGGGCGGCACCCGCTTCTTTGTTTCACTTAATAAAGAATACATTCACATTGACTCCATCCCCGATAGTCACCGTAAAAACATTGTGATTCAAACCGTGGGAGAAGTACTGCATCGCGAGCTCAATCGCAGCCCAATGATTGATGTAGACTTTTCCATGCCCGACAAGCTACATGTACTAAAAAACGATATATTACTTAAAGACCTACCCTCTTCTTGGGCATCACATACTCTGCAAGTTCAACCGCTTAATCCACCCATTTTGGTGACTCAAATAGAGCTAGAAAGTGGCGAGTGGATTTACTTAGCTGCATTATTGCCCGCACCCTACATGACCTTGCAAGACAACCTGTTACCGCAAGATCGCATCATGTTCATCGCCTTGATGACTTTTTTCTTGCTACTGTTCACCTTTATCTTAGTTCGCCGTCAAACTCGCCCACTGCGCCGTTTGGCCAAAGCGGCTTCACGTTTAACCATCGATTTATTTCAACCGCCATTGGTGGAAGAAGGCAGCGATGAAATTCGCAAAGCCACCCGCGCCTTTAATACTATGCAGGGTAAACTGAAGCGTTATATTGAAGATCGAGAATTATTATTTCGCTCTATTTCTCACGACTTAAAAACGCCGATTACCCGACTACGCTTGCGCGCAGAATTGCTTGATGATGAGAAGATAATCGATGCCTTTAACCGTGATTTAGACGAGTTAGAGATCATGGCAAAGGGTGCTTTGCAAACAGTTAAAGATACCGATATTCATGAAAACTTAAGTGATATCAATATAATGACTCACTTAAAACACTGCATTGAACCGTTCTTAGG encodes:
- a CDS encoding response regulator, which translates into the protein MVIAKQLLVVDDDLEIRSLLEQYLSKSGFDVISANDGEEMAKLLESNDPELIILDIMLPGDDGFTLCQKIRRTSNVPIIMLTANSDEMDRIVGLELGADDYIGKPFNPRELLARVKALLRRSQVTANAQQNTRYIRFGLWRLDSQTQQLEHEDGDKLELSSSDYRLLQLFLQHPNETLDRDTISDATRGRESLPMERGIDVQISRLRQRLKDDGSNTRLIRTIRGVGYMMVTQVSHEV
- a CDS encoding ATP-binding protein codes for the protein MKFKAFLNRIKPNSLLARMLLLLLLAIGLAQGASSFIWFYQLRQSESDGLRSTSQNLALSLASTVTFFESLPSEYRHIVLNQLRKMGGTRFFVSLNKEYIHIDSIPDSHRKNIVIQTVGEVLHRELNRSPMIDVDFSMPDKLHVLKNDILLKDLPSSWASHTLQVQPLNPPILVTQIELESGEWIYLAALLPAPYMTLQDNLLPQDRIMFIALMTFFLLLFTFILVRRQTRPLRRLAKAASRLTIDLFQPPLVEEGSDEIRKATRAFNTMQGKLKRYIEDRELLFRSISHDLKTPITRLRLRAELLDDEKIIDAFNRDLDELEIMAKGALQTVKDTDIHENLSDINIMTHLKHCIEPFLGKVVVFGETDNPYRGKPLAIKRCISNLVENGIKYGNDIEIYLLDDDAELCLLFVDHGPGIPEERIKEVFNPYVRLSKDDSGSGLGLGIARNIAHAHGGDITLQNLPQGGLEVKLQLPHIK